A stretch of Syntrophus gentianae DNA encodes these proteins:
- the rsxE gene encoding electron transport complex subunit RsxE has translation MAVTKLTKSELLVNGILLENPIFRLALSMCPAVGLTTSVKNGLLLGTAVLFVQVFSSCTIAAIKNFIHPRIRIPTYTLTIATWVTVIDLVLAAYVPDAYKQVGLFVKLIVAFAIITMRLEMFACKNTVGNSFFDGVGMGVGFMVGMVTIGFVRELLGSGTLLGYDILGFKPLLFFVLPAAGFFCVGIMMAMFNYIEIVFNRSKEKKS, from the coding sequence TTGGCTGTCACAAAATTAACCAAATCTGAACTTCTCGTTAACGGTATTTTGCTGGAAAATCCGATTTTCCGCTTGGCCCTTTCCATGTGCCCCGCGGTCGGATTGACAACCTCCGTCAAGAACGGGTTACTGCTAGGTACCGCCGTTCTTTTCGTGCAAGTCTTTTCCAGTTGCACAATTGCCGCCATCAAAAACTTCATTCACCCCCGGATTCGCATCCCGACTTATACGTTGACCATTGCCACCTGGGTTACGGTTATTGACCTCGTGTTGGCGGCCTACGTCCCGGATGCTTACAAACAGGTGGGTCTCTTTGTCAAATTGATCGTCGCCTTCGCAATCATCACCATGCGCCTGGAAATGTTTGCCTGCAAAAATACGGTGGGGAATTCCTTCTTCGACGGTGTGGGCATGGGTGTCGGATTCATGGTCGGGATGGTAACCATCGGTTTCGTCCGTGAACTTCTTGGTTCGGGAACACTCCTCGGTTACGATATCCTTGGATTCAAGCCCCTTCTTTTCTTCGTGCTTCCAGCAGCCGGTTTCTTCTGCGTGGGTATCATGATGGCGATGTTCAACTACATTGAGATAGTTTTCAATCGCAGTAAGGAGAAGAAATCATGA
- a CDS encoding FMN-binding protein has protein sequence MNEIIRITFRLTLSCFLAALVMGGAFVFTDKAKKENEHKEVQSTMLSLLGYSIQNPAPKDLKLYSLYRYIIEEKGTSYLGYMVPVANGGKESYELLKLSLEGKLVQRLPLNVSPEKAAEETERKAALKEALKTDQGISYQDSTVVARKGDKKVAYMLSGKFGGFKTFIKVIVSLSPEFDVRGLEIMEHEEDPGLGAEISQNYFKNQFRNKSFDRLKTLNVVKEPLPEDYRRYLDAPDKSSGEQLDAILKQYRDKDIYALTGATISSRCVTDGVKNMVKRFAYRIKILDEAIASQKIPALI, from the coding sequence ATGAACGAAATTATACGGATCACGTTTCGCTTAACTCTTTCCTGTTTTCTTGCCGCCCTCGTTATGGGTGGAGCCTTTGTATTTACTGATAAAGCGAAGAAAGAGAATGAGCACAAGGAAGTTCAGTCAACGATGCTGAGTCTGCTTGGTTACAGCATCCAGAATCCCGCGCCGAAAGACCTGAAGCTCTACTCTCTTTACCGCTACATTATTGAAGAAAAAGGGACATCCTATCTTGGCTACATGGTTCCCGTCGCCAACGGCGGCAAGGAATCCTACGAGTTGCTCAAGCTGTCCCTGGAGGGGAAACTTGTCCAGCGCCTCCCCTTGAATGTCTCTCCGGAAAAGGCTGCCGAGGAAACGGAGCGGAAGGCGGCCCTTAAAGAGGCCCTCAAGACGGATCAGGGTATTTCCTATCAGGATTCGACGGTTGTAGCCCGCAAAGGGGATAAGAAAGTTGCCTATATGCTTTCCGGCAAATTCGGCGGCTTCAAGACTTTTATCAAGGTTATCGTGTCCCTGAGTCCGGAGTTTGACGTCCGCGGTCTGGAGATCATGGAACATGAAGAGGACCCGGGATTGGGAGCAGAGATCTCGCAGAACTACTTCAAGAACCAGTTCCGGAACAAATCCTTTGACCGTCTCAAGACCTTGAATGTCGTCAAAGAACCTCTGCCTGAAGATTATCGCCGTTATCTGGACGCTCCGGATAAGTCCAGCGGCGAACAATTGGATGCGATCCTCAAGCAGTACCGCGACAAAGATATTTATGCCCTGACCGGCGCCACGATCTCCAGCCGGTGCGTAACCGATGGTGTCAAGAATATGGTCAAACGATTTGCCTACCGGATCAAGATCCTGGATGAGGCGATCGCAAGCCAGAAGATACCCGCTTTGATATGA
- a CDS encoding RnfABCDGE type electron transport complex subunit D — translation MEQVKDTQISENPLPALTVSLSPHVKSRESTAKIMWTVNACLLPPLILSVFIFGFQTLIITLVSVLSCVLTEAISQKLLHRPITIKDGSAVITGLLLAYVIPPGVPYWMPILGAVMSIYITKHLFGGLGFNIFNPALIGRAFLVATFPVAMTSAWIVPIQDFSIFQYMQPGVDAVATATPLYVLKHYGLAAVIDKYGALSTIYKDFFLGVRPGCIGETSNLLILLGGAVLIFKRYISWHIPVSVIASVAIFTWIFGGEGYFSGDPILAVLSGGIFLGAIFMATDYVTAPSQKIAQLIFGAGVGAITVLIRLKGGYPEGICYAILLMNTLTPALESWFKPQRFAPAKGTVK, via the coding sequence GTGGAGCAAGTAAAAGATACTCAGATTTCAGAAAATCCATTACCGGCACTTACGGTCTCCCTCTCGCCCCATGTCAAGAGCCGTGAATCCACGGCCAAGATCATGTGGACCGTGAACGCTTGCCTGTTACCTCCCCTGATTTTATCGGTTTTCATCTTCGGATTCCAAACCCTGATCATTACTCTGGTTAGCGTTCTCAGTTGCGTTCTGACCGAAGCGATTTCCCAGAAGCTTCTGCATCGTCCTATCACCATCAAGGATGGCAGTGCCGTGATAACCGGCCTTTTACTGGCCTACGTGATCCCACCCGGCGTCCCCTACTGGATGCCGATCCTGGGTGCGGTCATGTCCATTTACATTACAAAGCATCTTTTTGGCGGATTGGGGTTCAATATTTTCAATCCGGCCCTGATCGGCCGTGCCTTTCTCGTCGCAACCTTTCCGGTTGCCATGACCTCGGCCTGGATTGTCCCCATCCAGGATTTTTCCATCTTCCAATACATGCAACCGGGAGTTGACGCCGTTGCTACAGCTACGCCTCTCTACGTTCTCAAACATTATGGTCTCGCTGCAGTCATTGATAAATACGGTGCACTTTCTACAATTTATAAGGATTTCTTCCTCGGCGTCCGCCCCGGCTGCATCGGAGAAACGTCAAATCTCCTCATCCTCCTTGGAGGCGCGGTTTTAATCTTCAAACGTTATATCTCCTGGCATATTCCGGTTTCAGTCATCGCCTCCGTTGCCATTTTCACCTGGATCTTCGGCGGGGAAGGCTACTTCAGCGGCGATCCCATTCTGGCGGTGCTTTCCGGTGGTATCTTTCTGGGCGCCATTTTCATGGCCACGGATTATGTCACTGCCCCCAGTCAAAAAATCGCTCAACTGATCTTCGGGGCCGGGGTTGGGGCAATAACCGTATTGATTCGTCTCAAGGGCGGCTACCCCGAGGGCATCTGTTATGCGATCCTGCTTATGAATACGCTGACGCCGGCTCTAGAATCATGGTTTAAACCCCAGCGTTTTGCTCCTGCGAAAGGTACGGTAAAATGA
- the rsxC gene encoding electron transport complex subunit RsxC → MSTSLLTFAKGGVHPQESKEIAEHLAIEKMPLPEEFEIPLLQHFGAPCQPLAKKKDRVEEGDLIGQAQGLGANVHASVTGTVTDIGTSKGPVSLSVPSITIARDLEAPDKVYSPSDWKGLTSQELLQKIKDAGIVGIGGAGFPAHVKLAPPPGTKVDKLVLNGAECEPYLTTDHRVMLEKPEEVIEGTKILLRVLGISEGHIGVEANKKDAIEVLRKALEKQNLEGLKITVDALQVKYPQGSEKQLIESVTGRKVPGGGLPFDVGVIVQNIGTTKAIYDAVVLNKPLYEKVVTISGRGIARPANLQVRVGTRISDIVRYLGGTKPDLAKIVMGGPMMGFAVSTLDIPVTKTVSGVLFLTRDEIDDSPYGPCIRCGWCLEACPMGLSPNEIGLYVEAGRSADTAQFGVFDCFECGSCSFVCPSKRPLVQFIRLAKQKAKR, encoded by the coding sequence ATGAGCACGTCATTATTGACTTTTGCCAAAGGTGGGGTTCACCCTCAAGAATCCAAAGAGATTGCCGAGCATTTGGCTATTGAGAAGATGCCCTTACCGGAGGAGTTTGAAATCCCGCTTCTTCAGCATTTCGGAGCTCCCTGCCAACCCCTTGCAAAGAAAAAAGACCGTGTGGAAGAAGGCGATCTGATCGGTCAGGCTCAGGGTCTGGGAGCGAATGTTCATGCCAGTGTCACGGGGACTGTGACGGATATCGGCACTTCCAAAGGACCGGTTTCTCTGAGCGTTCCCTCCATTACCATCGCTCGGGATCTTGAAGCGCCGGATAAAGTTTATTCGCCTTCAGACTGGAAGGGACTGACATCGCAGGAACTGCTGCAAAAAATCAAAGATGCCGGGATCGTTGGTATCGGTGGCGCCGGTTTTCCGGCCCATGTAAAGTTGGCCCCGCCTCCCGGTACGAAGGTCGACAAACTTGTTTTGAATGGTGCGGAGTGCGAACCCTATTTGACCACCGACCACCGGGTCATGCTTGAAAAACCTGAGGAGGTCATTGAAGGGACAAAGATCCTTCTGCGCGTTTTAGGGATCTCGGAGGGACATATCGGTGTTGAAGCCAATAAAAAGGACGCCATCGAAGTCCTGCGGAAAGCCCTGGAGAAGCAGAATCTCGAAGGTCTGAAAATCACGGTCGATGCCCTCCAGGTCAAGTACCCGCAGGGTTCTGAAAAACAATTGATCGAAAGCGTCACCGGACGAAAGGTTCCCGGTGGCGGTCTGCCTTTTGATGTCGGTGTGATTGTTCAGAATATCGGGACAACCAAGGCCATTTATGATGCGGTCGTTCTCAATAAACCGCTTTACGAGAAAGTCGTCACCATCTCCGGCAGAGGCATCGCCAGACCGGCAAACCTGCAGGTGCGGGTGGGAACGCGCATCAGCGATATCGTTCGTTATCTGGGAGGCACGAAGCCCGATCTGGCCAAGATTGTTATGGGCGGTCCCATGATGGGATTTGCCGTGTCCACCCTGGACATTCCCGTAACGAAGACGGTTTCCGGCGTTCTGTTCCTGACCCGTGATGAGATTGATGACTCGCCCTATGGACCCTGCATCCGCTGCGGGTGGTGCCTCGAGGCCTGTCCCATGGGTCTTTCTCCCAACGAAATCGGCCTTTATGTAGAAGCTGGACGGAGTGCCGATACCGCGCAATTCGGCGTGTTCGACTGTTTTGAGTGCGGCTCTTGCTCTTTTGTATGCCCCTCCAAGAGACCGCTTGTCCAATTCATCCGCCTGGCCAAGCAGAAGGCAAAAAGATAG
- a CDS encoding radical SAM protein, producing MEKSVSRELACCRCCPRGCGVNRLAGETGFCRIGAGIPVAHIGLHFGEEPPISGSRGSGAIFFAGCNLRCLFCQNYQISQEFQESDYRTLSPRELAAEMRRLEEAGAHNINLVSPSHLIFPLADAISIARAQGLAIPVVYNSNGYDSVEALRQIRGLIDIFLPDLKYLDQNAAGELSAAPDYGEIVQEVLREMFAQVGHLEFDDDGVAQKGLLVRHLVLPGYLENSLSCLAFLAGLSRNLYISIMSQYSPQHKARKHPPLNRTLTEREYDAVIAYALELGLENAFVQEYESSETYLPDFSRPDPFGSQ from the coding sequence ATGGAAAAATCTGTTAGCAGGGAGCTGGCCTGTTGCCGCTGCTGCCCGCGGGGGTGCGGGGTAAACCGTCTGGCGGGGGAGACCGGTTTCTGCCGGATCGGCGCCGGGATTCCCGTCGCCCATATCGGGTTGCATTTCGGCGAGGAACCTCCCATTTCCGGTTCCCGGGGATCTGGCGCCATCTTTTTCGCCGGTTGCAATCTCCGCTGCCTCTTCTGCCAGAACTATCAGATCAGTCAGGAATTTCAGGAAAGCGACTATCGTACGCTGTCGCCCCGGGAGCTCGCCGCCGAGATGCGCCGCCTTGAAGAGGCCGGGGCACATAACATCAATCTTGTCTCCCCTTCCCATCTGATCTTCCCCCTGGCCGACGCCATCTCAATCGCCCGCGCACAGGGCCTGGCAATTCCGGTCGTCTATAACTCCAACGGCTATGATTCCGTTGAGGCGCTGCGCCAGATCCGGGGACTCATCGATATCTTTCTGCCGGACCTCAAGTATCTTGATCAAAATGCAGCGGGAGAACTTTCTGCCGCCCCCGATTACGGCGAGATTGTCCAGGAGGTCCTGCGGGAGATGTTTGCCCAGGTCGGCCATCTGGAGTTTGACGATGACGGGGTGGCCCAGAAAGGGCTGCTGGTGCGCCATCTCGTCCTGCCCGGCTACCTTGAGAACAGCCTTTCCTGCCTTGCTTTCCTGGCCGGCCTTTCCCGAAATCTCTATATCAGCATCATGTCCCAGTACTCCCCGCAGCACAAAGCCAGGAAACATCCGCCGCTTAACAGGACACTTACCGAGAGGGAGTATGATGCTGTCATCGCTTACGCCCTGGAACTCGGCCTGGAGAATGCCTTCGTTCAAGAGTACGAAAGCAGCGAAACGTATCTTCCCGATTTTTCAAGGCCTGACCCCTTCGGATCTCAATAG
- a CDS encoding ABC transporter permease: protein MKSGLRDSYYIMKRDLIRARRQKMPLIGAVVRPALWLFLLGTGLKFGFIALPLVGINWQQYIFPGIIAMNVLFSGVMAGATIVWDREFGFLKEITIAPIPRWSIILGKVLSGSIIAGFQGVIVLAVYPLLGISLGLLQFVQTLLAIFFIALAVTAVGVLLAARIRSLEGFGAVNNFVVMPVFFLSGALHPLSNIPEWLKILIYLNPFSYAVDLLRVLLLGLDGNPAFDILAIALFTNVVFLSALYLFAQRKQYYL from the coding sequence ATGAAAAGCGGCCTTCGGGACAGTTACTACATCATGAAACGCGATCTCATCCGGGCAAGGCGCCAGAAAATGCCCCTGATCGGGGCGGTTGTCCGACCGGCGCTCTGGCTTTTCCTCCTCGGAACTGGGCTCAAATTCGGGTTCATCGCCCTGCCGCTCGTCGGGATCAACTGGCAGCAGTACATCTTCCCGGGGATCATTGCCATGAATGTCCTCTTCTCCGGGGTGATGGCCGGGGCCACCATCGTCTGGGACCGCGAATTCGGATTTCTGAAAGAGATCACCATCGCCCCGATTCCCCGCTGGTCGATCATCCTCGGCAAGGTTCTCAGCGGCTCCATCATCGCCGGTTTTCAGGGGGTCATCGTGCTGGCGGTTTATCCGCTGCTCGGCATTTCCCTGGGCCTCCTGCAGTTTGTCCAGACCCTGCTGGCCATCTTCTTCATCGCCCTGGCCGTAACCGCCGTCGGCGTGCTGCTGGCGGCGCGAATCCGCTCCCTGGAGGGATTCGGAGCGGTCAACAATTTCGTGGTCATGCCGGTCTTCTTCCTGAGCGGCGCTCTCCACCCCCTCTCCAATATCCCGGAATGGCTGAAAATTCTGATTTACCTCAACCCGTTCAGCTACGCCGTCGACCTCCTGCGCGTTCTCCTCCTGGGCCTGGACGGAAATCCCGCCTTCGATATCCTGGCCATCGCCCTTTTTACCAACGTTGTCTTTCTGTCCGCCCTCTACCTCTTCGCCCAGCGGAAACAATATTATCTTTGA
- a CDS encoding ABC transporter ATP-binding protein, translating into MISVERVSHSFNGHPALNNLSFRVAPGECFGLLGPNGAGKSTLINILVTLLQPDSGSVAINGWPLETEAAKIRSSIGVLFQDSSLDERLTAYENLYFHAMFYHVPPREAPQRIAGLLALIGLADRSHDLVITFSGGMKRRLEIARSILHHPRVLLLDEATVGLDPQARRRIWDYIATLRRTYSLTVLLTTHYLEEAEICDRIAILDKGAVIACDTPARLKELHGQKTLDDLFLHLTGRDLQDSETGELERLKAALRVRRIK; encoded by the coding sequence ATGATTTCCGTGGAGCGCGTTTCCCATTCCTTCAACGGCCATCCTGCCCTCAACAATCTCTCCTTTCGCGTCGCACCGGGCGAATGCTTCGGCCTGCTCGGCCCGAACGGCGCCGGTAAATCGACCCTGATCAACATCCTCGTCACCCTGCTGCAGCCGGACAGCGGTTCCGTGGCGATCAACGGCTGGCCGCTGGAAACCGAGGCGGCGAAGATCCGGAGCTCCATCGGGGTCCTCTTTCAGGATTCAAGCCTGGACGAGCGCCTGACGGCTTATGAAAACCTTTATTTTCACGCCATGTTTTACCATGTGCCGCCCCGGGAGGCCCCGCAGCGCATCGCCGGCCTCCTGGCCCTGATAGGACTGGCCGACCGCAGCCACGATCTGGTCATCACCTTCTCAGGAGGCATGAAGCGCCGCCTGGAGATCGCCCGAAGCATTCTCCATCACCCCCGGGTCCTGCTTCTGGACGAGGCGACCGTCGGCCTCGACCCCCAGGCCCGCCGCCGCATCTGGGACTACATCGCCACGCTCCGCCGGACTTATTCCCTCACCGTCCTCCTTACGACACACTACCTGGAAGAAGCGGAAATCTGCGACCGGATCGCCATCCTCGATAAGGGGGCCGTCATTGCCTGCGATACCCCCGCCCGTTTAAAGGAGCTTCACGGACAGAAGACGCTGGACGATCTCTTCCTCCACCTGACCGGCCGCGACCTGCAGGACTCGGAAACCGGCGAACTGGAGCGGTTGAAGGCGGCCCTTCGCGTACGGAGGATCAAATGA
- a CDS encoding FAD:protein FMN transferase has product MKKSHKTLVAVLLAGSLFGFFWMAWSRIAHEPVVRSRLMMGTLIEITAYDRGAEGAITAAFSRMQQIEAAIGRDELSDLNRLAVQAGGPPLTVSEDTWQMLSLAAEYWRKTKGAFDVTVNPLVELWGFGYDGEGNFPEPAAIKAALPKVGSDKLLLFPDKRQIRLAKAGMSLTVGGIAKGYAVEEAARILRKNGVTNAMINAGSSIKVIGDGPGSRGWRVGVENPRSAGKLVGVIVLRSGEAMGTSADNRRFFIKDSHRYSHIIDPRTGWPASEKMVLVTVVTDNAATADIVTKALFLNDLDWSMAFLKQEKIKAVLIDGQGKMHKTPGFQLLRQS; this is encoded by the coding sequence ATGAAAAAGAGTCATAAAACGCTCGTGGCTGTCCTCCTCGCGGGATCGCTCTTCGGCTTTTTCTGGATGGCCTGGAGCCGGATCGCCCATGAACCTGTGGTCCGCTCCCGGTTGATGATGGGGACGCTCATCGAGATTACAGCCTACGACCGGGGGGCAGAAGGGGCCATCACGGCGGCTTTTTCGCGCATGCAGCAGATCGAGGCCGCCATTGGCCGGGATGAGTTGTCCGACCTGAACCGTCTGGCCGTTCAGGCAGGCGGCCCTCCCCTGACAGTCAGTGAAGATACCTGGCAGATGCTCTCCCTGGCTGCCGAGTACTGGCGGAAGACCAAAGGCGCCTTTGACGTGACCGTCAATCCCCTGGTGGAACTGTGGGGGTTTGGTTACGACGGCGAAGGAAATTTCCCGGAACCGGCGGCCATCAAGGCCGCTCTCCCCAAGGTCGGCAGTGACAAACTGCTCCTCTTTCCCGACAAACGGCAGATTCGGCTGGCAAAAGCCGGGATGTCGCTCACCGTGGGCGGGATCGCCAAAGGGTACGCCGTTGAGGAGGCGGCGCGGATTCTCAGAAAGAACGGGGTCACGAATGCCATGATCAACGCGGGCAGCAGCATCAAGGTGATCGGGGACGGACCCGGCAGCCGCGGCTGGCGGGTCGGCGTGGAAAACCCGCGCTCAGCCGGGAAGCTTGTCGGTGTGATCGTCCTGCGCTCGGGGGAAGCCATGGGCACGTCCGCCGACAATCGACGGTTCTTTATCAAGGACAGTCACCGCTATTCCCATATCATCGATCCCCGCACCGGTTGGCCGGCATCGGAAAAGATGGTCCTGGTGACCGTGGTGACGGACAACGCGGCAACCGCCGACATTGTTACCAAAGCGCTCTTCTTGAACGATCTTGACTGGAGCATGGCCTTTTTGAAGCAGGAAAAAATCAAGGCGGTGTTGATTGACGGCCAGGGGAAAATGCATAAGACCCCGGGGTTTCAATTGCTGAGGCAGTCATGA
- a CDS encoding SoxR reducing system RseC family protein: MAQYEAVVASLLPNGRAEIVIRPDKPGIPDAQEIARRVCHCATDNSIVRTEALNRAGASVGDLVSVSRKPYAVLKNVFTLIGLPLMGAIAGGLLGSRLGIAVLAGALLGILLGVWSYRRGSAENMPVIDAVIQSRDKFTDIFSGQAGAGGKEPSGCQVGCDRCNPWQL, translated from the coding sequence ATGGCACAATATGAAGCCGTTGTGGCGAGTCTCCTTCCCAACGGAAGGGCGGAGATTGTTATCCGGCCCGACAAGCCCGGTATTCCCGATGCGCAGGAAATCGCCCGGAGGGTTTGCCACTGCGCGACAGACAATTCCATCGTCCGGACTGAGGCATTGAACCGGGCCGGCGCTTCGGTCGGAGACTTGGTGTCCGTCTCCCGCAAGCCCTACGCCGTCCTCAAGAATGTCTTCACCCTGATCGGACTTCCCCTGATGGGTGCCATTGCGGGCGGTTTGCTGGGAAGCCGGCTGGGAATCGCCGTCCTCGCCGGGGCATTGCTGGGCATCTTGCTGGGGGTTTGGTCTTATCGGCGCGGGTCCGCAGAGAATATGCCGGTCATCGATGCCGTTATTCAATCCCGGGACAAATTTACCGACATTTTTTCCGGTCAGGCCGGCGCTGGAGGGAAGGAGCCGTCCGGCTGCCAGGTTGGCTGTGACCGTTGTAATCCGTGGCAATTGTAA
- a CDS encoding FecR family protein yields MTSSGSLGVPRLKRRDRPHFVLSLQILCIFLFTFFVPAAAPAEITAVGIAKKATGTLVVVRADGVKERFKGKGALALFEGDDLRTDKRGGALIELDTGIQAGLNRNTSLKIVSRWEKEKGTIRILRLKQGMLWVKTTGGLKQLEVETPVAIAVVKGTEFVIEILKNGNCTLKVIEGLVEFGTAFGTCPIRTSTVSYAVKGKKCTKAVIADVKRAANWTAELRGAERTVAEQAASLPTFWPPPDASTHQKIPRELLASDKTRTYTWANVAARLEKALADNGYSSPGYYAVPEGFALISQLERINQDATPASPEVRWKIKVDPVSIKQFNLDAYLKALLGADAGLFRVIAFVFTPVPIVTRGKANIEEAKLWVGKGGSTLPQVLAKQVYGEDMEATALIYEFEVPRHAKTARLNKPSQRNGQQHLKAAKILKALGG; encoded by the coding sequence ATGACTTCTTCAGGGTCCCTCGGTGTGCCTCGACTGAAGCGACGGGATAGACCGCATTTTGTTCTATCCCTGCAGATCCTGTGCATATTTCTTTTCACCTTTTTTGTCCCTGCTGCGGCTCCCGCCGAAATTACGGCTGTCGGGATTGCCAAAAAAGCCACCGGCACGCTGGTCGTCGTGAGAGCAGACGGAGTAAAGGAGCGTTTTAAGGGAAAAGGTGCATTGGCGCTTTTCGAGGGAGATGATCTACGCACAGATAAGAGGGGCGGTGCACTGATTGAACTGGATACAGGCATTCAGGCAGGGCTTAACAGGAACACCAGCTTGAAGATTGTCTCCCGCTGGGAAAAAGAAAAGGGGACCATCCGCATCCTCCGCCTGAAACAGGGCATGCTGTGGGTCAAAACAACCGGCGGGCTGAAGCAATTGGAGGTCGAGACGCCAGTGGCCATTGCCGTGGTCAAAGGAACCGAATTCGTCATAGAAATCTTAAAAAACGGCAACTGCACGTTAAAGGTCATCGAAGGCCTGGTGGAGTTTGGCACGGCTTTCGGTACGTGCCCCATCCGTACCTCCACGGTGAGCTATGCCGTAAAAGGGAAGAAATGCACCAAGGCGGTCATTGCGGATGTCAAGCGTGCCGCCAACTGGACCGCAGAGCTGCGCGGCGCTGAAAGGACTGTCGCAGAACAGGCAGCCTCCCTGCCGACATTCTGGCCGCCACCGGATGCGTCAACGCATCAAAAAATCCCCCGTGAGCTCCTGGCGTCAGACAAAACCCGGACCTACACTTGGGCAAATGTCGCCGCCAGGCTCGAAAAAGCACTGGCTGACAACGGTTATTCCAGCCCCGGCTATTATGCCGTTCCTGAAGGATTTGCCCTCATCAGCCAGTTGGAGAGAATCAACCAAGACGCCACACCGGCATCACCTGAGGTACGCTGGAAAATAAAAGTTGATCCGGTCAGCATCAAGCAATTTAATTTAGACGCGTACCTGAAGGCATTATTGGGTGCAGATGCAGGATTGTTTCGTGTAATTGCTTTTGTATTCACCCCGGTTCCCATCGTCACCAGGGGCAAAGCCAACATAGAAGAAGCAAAACTCTGGGTGGGAAAAGGTGGTTCAACACTCCCTCAAGTCCTGGCAAAGCAGGTTTATGGTGAGGATATGGAGGCAACCGCTTTGATATACGAGTTCGAAGTTCCCCGTCATGCTAAAACGGCAAGGTTGAACAAACCGTCCCAACGCAACGGCCAGCAACACTTGAAAGCAGCCAAAATCCTGAAGGCATTGGGAGGCTGA
- a CDS encoding YVTN family beta-propeller repeat protein, producing MKRFFTLTRMAIPGLFLLTLSSCAKLDNVSTDKTAPLTPLVYVANENSNSVTVIDASTFKVIATIDSEKISPHDLQPSRDGTRLYATDTASGRLSVIDTQSRKMIASIYTGIGCRAVALTHDDQFAWVTNTGDDTISIVETRNYRIVGTLAVRKGPAGLTFSQDGRFAYVSNQGNKTVAVVDTASYRVIKTIPVGTNPQFLILGPDGRIWGTNSGSNDLYVIDPATQTKVATFKVGPNPQQIAFAYKGPVGPNAYVTVSGANHVAVVSTDKSRMQVMEHISVGNKPNGISANREGNRIYVGNEGSNDLDIVDTATSARIAKIPVGQKPVRVVMSRD from the coding sequence ATGAAACGATTTTTTACATTAACCCGGATGGCAATTCCTGGGCTCTTCCTGCTTACGTTATCCAGTTGTGCAAAACTTGATAACGTAAGTACGGATAAAACGGCTCCGCTGACTCCGCTCGTTTATGTTGCCAATGAGAATTCCAATTCGGTTACCGTGATTGACGCGTCGACATTCAAGGTGATAGCCACCATCGACAGCGAAAAGATCTCACCTCATGATCTTCAGCCATCCCGCGATGGAACACGCTTATACGCGACCGATACGGCCTCGGGACGGCTGTCTGTCATTGACACCCAATCACGGAAAATGATTGCTTCCATCTACACGGGAATCGGCTGCCGTGCGGTTGCACTCACCCACGACGACCAGTTTGCCTGGGTAACCAATACAGGCGATGACACGATCTCAATAGTGGAAACCCGGAATTACCGCATCGTGGGCACTCTGGCTGTCAGAAAAGGCCCCGCCGGTCTGACTTTTTCTCAGGATGGCCGTTTCGCCTATGTCAGCAATCAGGGGAACAAAACCGTTGCGGTGGTGGATACGGCTTCCTATCGGGTCATCAAGACAATTCCCGTCGGAACCAATCCGCAGTTTCTGATCCTAGGACCGGATGGACGTATCTGGGGGACCAATTCAGGGAGCAATGACCTCTATGTGATCGATCCTGCCACCCAAACCAAGGTGGCCACCTTTAAAGTAGGTCCCAACCCACAGCAAATTGCCTTTGCTTACAAAGGTCCGGTGGGCCCTAACGCCTATGTCACCGTAAGTGGTGCGAATCATGTCGCCGTTGTGAGCACTGATAAAAGCAGAATGCAGGTTATGGAGCACATTTCCGTGGGGAATAAGCCAAACGGCATCTCAGCGAACAGGGAGGGCAACCGGATTTATGTGGGAAATGAGGGTTCCAATGACTTGGATATCGTTGATACCGCCACCAGTGCACGCATCGCCAAAATTCCCGTGGGCCAAAAACCTGTCCGGGTGGTCATGTCGCGGGATTAA